AATGTGATGCCACATATACTGAATGCTTGCCAGCACCTCATTTGATAATGCTTCATTTAATTTTGCCAGTAATTCTTTACTCGCCATGATTGCCTCCTTTCTTTGATATATTTTGAATAATAGATCCTATTCATTAAGCGACTATTGTGCTCAATGAAATCTCCTCTGCAAACGGATAGCACATGAATAAAGCGGCAGCCGTGTTATTAACCACAAGAGGAAATTCCTGTAATGAATCCGGCATGATGGAATCTCAAGATATTTCTGTAATATCCGTTTATCTGACGCAAAAAGCCGCAGGAATAAATCCGGGAACTGGTAAATTATTTTTGTCATTTTCCAACTAAACGATATCTCTCTTACAATGAATTGTTTACATGCACTTTCATAAGCGGCTGTAGCTTTATCGGGCAGAATACCTTTCTTAAGACTATCGGCTATAGTCAGTGCTGCCAGTTTCCCTGACCGAATTGCGTAGGCGATCCCCTCGCCGATAAAAGGATCTGCCAATCCTGCAGCGTCTCCAACGAGAAGGATCCTATGAATTGCCATTTTTCTCCGTATGCCGCCTATCGGTATGAAGTGTCCTTGTGATGAGGTGATTGTCAATCCCACTGATTCCCCGAAATCTGATAGCACTTTTCGCGGATGCTGAAACTCTGTTGCACGCCCGCCAACGCCCAGCGAGTAGTAATTACTGTGTGGGAAAACCCAGCCGTATCCCAAAGGAACAAGCCCGAAATAAATATCTATGATTCTATCGAGACGTCGGTCAATTACTTCATTGGGAGCCTGGATCTCTGAGACTATGGCAAAGAGTTTCTCTTTGTTTTGCAGAGGTGGCCTTACATGCGTTGCAATATAACTATTTACTCCGTCTGCGCCGACAACATAACTGGCTCTAAAGGATTCATTTTCTGTGGTCACATCCACATGGTCACGATAAATCCTTAGGCCGATAACTTTTTGCCCTTGCAGAATATGTGCACCGGTCTCAAGTGTTTTCACGAGGAGAAAGTTGTCAAATTTCTCACGGCTGACCAGCACTGCCAATCTGTAATCTTTTCTCACTTCGACATGATAGCCCTTAAAATGGATTCTTGCTCCATAACATTCCTTCTCGATTATCTCTTCTGGAAGAACGAAATCCAGATATGAGAGGGCCTGCTCCGATATTGCACCACCGCATGGTTTTGATCTCGGGAAAGTATCCCTGTCAATCAGCAATGTCTTCATCCCTTGATGCGCGCACACTGTGGCGCAGGAAGAGCCGGCTGGACCCCCACCAACTACGATAACATCGTATATGTTACTCGCCATTGTCAGTTAATGATCCTTTGTATTGAATAATGCAATGCTCTGTTTTTTCTTCAGAAGGAATACTTTGTCTTCTCTCTTTTTATGAATATTCCTTTGATTTCATTCCCTTATCAGTCTGTTATAAATCCAACCGATTATGATGCCCATAATAAACAGATCAATAAAACCATAAAGGAAACCGATTATACTGCCTGTAGGGGAGATGGAATACCCAGGGTAGAGTGAAACTGCCATGACCTCAAGGAATGATTTCCCGTATCCTGCCAAGTATGAAAGCCATGTGGTGATAAACAATGCGCCGCCCCAGACAATACCAAGGCTCAGACCCAGAGCAACCGGTTTCAGTTTCACGGCCGCCTCCCTCTCTGATGGTTAACAAGATTTGCTGCCTTTAATTCCAACCGATAGATAAGAAAATCCCCAAAACAATTCATGAAAAGATGTGTCTTCCATATATTTTTCTATCGATTCCCATGGATGACGGAAAGAGATATCCTTTGTTACCCCAAATGGCCTTGTAATGAAGAGATACAATGGCTCTAATTTCGCGAGCCAGTTGGAGGGT
This sequence is a window from Nitrospirota bacterium. Protein-coding genes within it:
- a CDS encoding bacteriophage holin, whose amino-acid sequence is MKLKPVALGLSLGIVWGGALFITTWLSYLAGYGKSFLEVMAVSLYPGYSISPTGSIIGFLYGFIDLFIMGIIIGWIYNRLIRE
- a CDS encoding geranylgeranyl reductase family protein encodes the protein MASNIYDVIVVGGGPAGSSCATVCAHQGMKTLLIDRDTFPRSKPCGGAISEQALSYLDFVLPEEIIEKECYGARIHFKGYHVEVRKDYRLAVLVSREKFDNFLLVKTLETGAHILQGQKVIGLRIYRDHVDVTTENESFRASYVVGADGVNSYIATHVRPPLQNKEKLFAIVSEIQAPNEVIDRRLDRIIDIYFGLVPLGYGWVFPHSNYYSLGVGGRATEFQHPRKVLSDFGESVGLTITSSQGHFIPIGGIRRKMAIHRILLVGDAAGLADPFIGEGIAYAIRSGKLAALTIADSLKKGILPDKATAAYESACKQFIVREISFSWKMTKIIYQFPDLFLRLFASDKRILQKYLEIPSCRIHYRNFLLWLITRLPLYSCAIRLQRRFH